Proteins from a single region of Thermonema lapsum:
- a CDS encoding cell division protein ZapA, giving the protein MSQKLPITLRIAERSYPMEVDLEDEARLRAVGKQINQQLKHYKDVYGVTDSQDLLAIYAVDCSMEKESLKEALDTYEDLFLSKINSLEEIIDLTLQRSENLIR; this is encoded by the coding sequence ATGAGTCAAAAATTGCCCATCACCCTGCGCATTGCCGAGCGTTCCTATCCTATGGAGGTGGACCTCGAGGATGAAGCTCGTCTGCGGGCGGTGGGTAAACAAATAAACCAGCAACTGAAGCACTATAAGGACGTTTACGGGGTGACCGACTCGCAGGACCTACTAGCTATTTATGCAGTGGACTGCTCTATGGAAAAAGAAAGCTTGAAAGAAGCATTGGATACCTATGAAGACCTGTTTCTGTCAAAAATCAACTCCTTAGAAGAAATCATTGACCTCACCCTGCAGCGTTCCGAAAACCTCATCCGCTGA
- a CDS encoding PDDEXK family nuclease, with translation MLLSILILFFLLWLALRFFRGNNAPSAHRRLPLQWQMPEDGRYPLVLLPRDYKKTALPERLTNQPQKGSSELYFFRYLKRHFPGCVFDNLALRIKDTYYYPDFVLHYEPCGLWIDIEIDEPYSLPHGEPTHYIGADERRNQFFLDKGWGVVRFTEEQVVRQPLACCRFLAELLHALTGDDSFLLELKNTPELTIRPYPWTEEDSRYMATYKTRQSYLRLVR, from the coding sequence ATGCTGCTTAGCATCCTGATTTTATTTTTTCTTTTATGGTTGGCGCTTCGCTTTTTTCGCGGAAATAATGCCCCAAGTGCACATCGCCGCTTACCGCTGCAATGGCAAATGCCGGAAGATGGGCGCTACCCGCTGGTGTTGTTGCCGCGTGATTATAAAAAAACTGCCTTGCCGGAACGTTTGACCAACCAGCCACAAAAAGGTAGTAGTGAGCTTTATTTTTTTCGGTATCTGAAGCGCCACTTTCCGGGCTGTGTCTTCGATAACTTAGCACTTAGAATCAAAGACACTTATTATTATCCCGACTTCGTGCTTCACTATGAGCCTTGCGGTTTATGGATAGACATAGAAATAGACGAACCCTACAGCTTGCCTCATGGCGAGCCCACACATTACATAGGAGCTGACGAGCGGCGTAATCAATTTTTTTTGGATAAGGGTTGGGGCGTCGTGCGCTTCACCGAAGAGCAGGTTGTACGTCAACCGCTGGCTTGCTGCCGTTTCTTGGCAGAACTACTGCATGCCCTGACCGGTGACGATAGCTTTTTATTGGAATTGAAAAACACCCCGGAACTGACCATCCGCCCTTACCCTTGGACAGAAGAAGACAGCCGTTATATGGCGACCTACAAAACGCGACAAAGCTATTTGCGCTTAGTGCGTTGA
- the plsY gene encoding glycerol-3-phosphate 1-O-acyltransferase PlsY — protein MNGSLHVALFLPIAYLLGSVPSSVWIGKRFFGVDVREHGSGNAGATNTFRVLGKQAGSIVLALDILKGWIATQLPVWLGQSTNIDSLFLWQMAFGLCAIMGHIYSVFLNFKGGKGVAASLGMAISLHWAASLIAVVVFLLVLLVSHFVSLGSMLATLAFALVVNFELLGATSLYFKYFSWFMVALVIYTHRSNIKRLLGGNENKVYLFGKKSTH, from the coding sequence ATGAACGGTTCTCTACATGTAGCCTTGTTTTTGCCTATTGCTTACTTGTTGGGCTCTGTGCCGTCTTCTGTATGGATAGGCAAGCGTTTTTTTGGAGTTGACGTGCGGGAACACGGCAGCGGCAATGCCGGCGCAACCAATACCTTCCGTGTATTGGGCAAACAAGCGGGCAGCATCGTGCTTGCCCTCGATATTTTAAAAGGATGGATAGCTACACAACTGCCTGTGTGGCTGGGGCAAAGTACAAACATAGACAGTTTGTTTTTGTGGCAAATGGCGTTCGGTTTGTGTGCTATTATGGGGCATATCTATTCTGTTTTTCTCAACTTCAAAGGCGGTAAGGGGGTAGCTGCTTCCTTGGGTATGGCTATTTCGCTGCATTGGGCTGCCTCTTTAATAGCCGTAGTAGTATTTTTATTGGTATTGCTTGTAAGTCATTTTGTTTCCTTAGGCTCTATGTTAGCCACTTTGGCTTTTGCCTTGGTGGTTAATTTTGAGCTGCTGGGTGCCACTAGCCTTTATTTCAAGTATTTTAGTTGGTTTATGGTAGCCTTGGTCATATATACTCACCGCAGCAACATCAAGCGCCTGCTTGGAGGTAACGAAAACAAGGTATATCTCTTCGGAAAGAAATCAACGCACTAA
- the rny gene encoding ribonuclease Y produces the protein MEWLYWMLIPLSLGGGVLIGRGIFKKASQKLEEEAQARAEQILREAKAKAENMYKEKELAAKEKFLQLKAEFDDEVAKKKNILLNNEAKLKQKEQNLNKVIEQIKAKEAELKALETSLSQQSEAISKKREEAERLLQQQIKNLERIAGMTAEEAKAQLLESLKAEAQTKASSYIKDILEEAKITANKKAKKIILEAIQRTATDHTIENCVSVFPLESDELKGKIIGREGRNIRALEAATGVEIIVDDTPEAVIISGFDPVRREIARLSLHRLVQDGRIHPARIEEVVAKVEKQLEEEIIEIGERTAIELGIHGLHPELIKLVGRMRFRSSYGQNLLQHSKEVAQLCGIMAAELGLNAKMAKRAGLLHDIGKVYPEESDLPHAILGMELAKKYKEHPDVCNAIGAHHDEIEMTTMIAPIVQACDAISGSRPGARREVMESYLQRLKDLEALALSFDGVYKCYALQAGRELRVMVDAENISDEQASMLSFEIAQKIEKEMQYPGQIKVTVIRETRAINYAK, from the coding sequence ATGGAATGGCTATATTGGATGCTGATACCGCTGTCATTGGGCGGTGGAGTCCTTATCGGGAGGGGTATTTTCAAAAAAGCCTCTCAAAAATTAGAAGAAGAAGCACAAGCGCGTGCCGAGCAAATCTTGCGTGAGGCAAAAGCCAAAGCCGAAAACATGTACAAGGAAAAAGAATTGGCTGCCAAAGAAAAGTTCTTACAACTGAAAGCAGAATTTGATGATGAGGTAGCCAAAAAGAAAAACATATTGCTCAACAACGAGGCTAAGCTCAAGCAAAAGGAGCAAAACTTAAATAAAGTAATTGAGCAAATCAAAGCCAAAGAAGCAGAGCTGAAAGCCCTTGAAACCTCCTTGAGCCAACAGAGCGAAGCCATTTCCAAAAAACGTGAAGAAGCCGAGCGCTTGTTGCAGCAGCAAATCAAGAACTTGGAGAGAATCGCTGGTATGACTGCCGAAGAGGCGAAGGCGCAACTCTTAGAGTCGCTCAAGGCAGAAGCCCAAACCAAAGCTTCTTCCTATATCAAAGACATCTTGGAAGAAGCCAAAATTACCGCTAACAAGAAAGCCAAAAAAATCATACTGGAAGCCATTCAGCGTACCGCTACTGACCACACTATAGAAAACTGTGTGTCGGTATTTCCGCTGGAGTCTGATGAGCTGAAAGGCAAAATCATCGGGCGAGAAGGGCGTAACATACGCGCACTGGAAGCAGCCACAGGCGTGGAAATCATCGTGGACGACACCCCCGAAGCAGTCATTATTTCAGGCTTCGACCCTGTGCGTCGTGAAATTGCTCGTCTGTCTTTGCATCGTTTGGTGCAAGATGGGCGTATTCATCCCGCCCGTATCGAAGAGGTGGTAGCCAAAGTAGAAAAACAGCTCGAAGAAGAAATCATAGAAATAGGCGAACGCACTGCCATCGAATTAGGTATTCATGGCTTGCATCCCGAGCTCATTAAGCTGGTGGGGCGCATGCGCTTCCGTTCGTCTTATGGGCAAAACCTGTTGCAGCACTCAAAAGAAGTGGCACAACTCTGTGGCATCATGGCTGCAGAACTGGGTTTGAATGCCAAGATGGCAAAGCGCGCTGGCTTGCTGCATGACATCGGCAAAGTGTATCCCGAAGAAAGTGACTTACCGCATGCTATCTTGGGCATGGAGCTTGCCAAGAAATACAAAGAACATCCCGATGTTTGCAATGCCATCGGTGCCCACCACGACGAAATAGAAATGACTACCATGATAGCCCCCATCGTGCAAGCTTGCGATGCTATTTCTGGTTCACGCCCCGGCGCACGCCGCGAGGTGATGGAGTCCTATTTGCAGCGCCTCAAAGACTTGGAAGCTTTGGCGCTTTCCTTTGATGGTGTCTATAAGTGCTATGCTTTGCAGGCAGGGCGTGAATTGCGCGTGATGGTCGATGCCGAAAACATATCCGACGAACAGGCAAGCATGCTTTCGTTCGAAATAGCTCAAAAAATAGAAAAAGAAATGCAATACCCCGGACAAATCAAAGTAACGGTGATTCGCGAAACCCGGGCTATCAACTATGCCAAATAG
- a CDS encoding DUF3575 domain-containing protein, with translation MKIPVLLTACLTTFCLTAFTFCGFAQTEKRNVIKTNLLSPLLRAAHLNYEYGLSKKTSAQLGFMYLFGVQQTDTKFTGFGITPEFRFYPQENATQGFFLALSPRYQSYNLEVSITDNNGNPATAEATWSSVGAAFLVGNQWHFPKSITLELYGGPSYNVGNIKVKSGSEENFNVGFLSGFGLRFGLMIGIAF, from the coding sequence ATGAAAATACCTGTGTTATTGACTGCCTGCTTGACTACCTTTTGCTTGACTGCTTTTACTTTCTGTGGCTTTGCCCAAACTGAAAAGCGGAATGTCATCAAAACCAACTTGCTTAGCCCTCTCTTGCGCGCAGCTCATTTGAATTATGAGTACGGCTTAAGCAAAAAAACCAGTGCTCAACTTGGTTTCATGTATCTTTTTGGGGTGCAGCAGACGGATACCAAGTTTACTGGGTTCGGTATAACCCCTGAATTTCGTTTCTATCCTCAAGAAAATGCTACACAAGGTTTTTTCTTGGCGTTGTCGCCGCGTTATCAAAGCTATAATTTGGAGGTTAGCATAACCGATAACAATGGCAATCCCGCTACGGCTGAGGCTACATGGAGTTCCGTAGGGGCTGCTTTTCTTGTTGGTAATCAGTGGCATTTTCCTAAATCGATTACACTCGAACTTTATGGTGGACCTTCATACAATGTTGGCAACATAAAGGTGAAAAGTGGTAGTGAAGAGAACTTCAACGTCGGCTTTTTAAGCGGCTTTGGCTTACGCTTTGGCTTGATGATTGGTATTGCTTTTTAA
- the pheT gene encoding phenylalanine--tRNA ligase subunit beta, which yields MKISYQWLKDFIEIDDQSPESIAEKLTHAGLEVEQLSQYEAIPGSLEGLVIGEVLHCEPHPNADKLKKTLVDVGGEQPLPIVCGAPNVAKGQKVVVALVGTTLYPKEGEPFTIKKAKIRGEVSEGMICAEDEIGLGTSHEGIMVLDTELPNGTPAAAFFKPYRDVIFEIGLTPNRADAASHLGVARDLRALLRRAIQMPVLQQQFPETPSPISVEIENPEACPRYAGLLIEGVKIAPSPAWLQERLKAIGLKPINNVVDITNYVMHELGQPMHAFDADYLEGNKIIVKTLAEGTPFVTLDGEERKLSAHDLMICDAAKPLAIAGVMGGLHSGIKAHTRRVFLESAYFSPTYVRKTSARHGLKTDASFRFERGTDPNMVLVALQRAAYLIETLAGGKAAARIIDVYPKVIENRRFFVKYQRLFTLLGIEIPTEEIKRILTDLDISIESETIEGLEVNVPPYRADVTGTADIAEELLRIYGFDRVPLSEHLHTSFISPFPAPSEDKKHLQDAIIDFLASQGLYEVITNSLTKPAYASRLVESAWGEPVRMLNYTSEEISVLRSSLLFSGLEVITHNLNRQRKYQKIFEFGKVYFKMPDGVYAEKERLGIWLTGSLHPEHWSQAVAPIQYHDLAAIVERLLKRMRVLQYTKVAAPGDQWGYGTRYEVNKHPVATIGLVQPKITRMFDIKQDVWFADIDWEWLVAHYHNDHTAQELPKFPFVRRDLSLILDKHISWQEVEDLAWCTERKLLKHINVFSVYEGNNIGEGKKSYAISFILQDETKTLTDEVIDRTMQKLMQAYRQKLGAVIRE from the coding sequence ATGAAAATCAGTTATCAGTGGCTTAAAGATTTTATCGAAATAGATGACCAGAGCCCGGAGAGCATAGCAGAAAAATTGACGCACGCCGGCTTGGAGGTAGAGCAGCTGAGCCAGTACGAAGCCATCCCCGGCAGTCTCGAAGGCTTGGTGATTGGCGAGGTGCTACACTGCGAGCCTCATCCCAATGCCGATAAATTGAAAAAAACCTTAGTGGATGTGGGGGGGGAGCAGCCTCTGCCCATTGTATGTGGGGCACCCAACGTAGCCAAAGGGCAAAAGGTAGTGGTGGCTTTGGTAGGCACCACACTTTATCCCAAAGAGGGCGAACCTTTCACTATTAAAAAAGCCAAAATACGCGGCGAAGTGTCGGAAGGCATGATTTGCGCCGAAGATGAAATAGGCTTAGGCACAAGCCACGAGGGCATTATGGTACTTGACACAGAGCTGCCCAATGGAACACCTGCCGCCGCTTTCTTCAAACCCTATCGCGACGTTATTTTTGAAATAGGCTTGACCCCCAACCGTGCCGATGCTGCTTCACATTTGGGTGTTGCCCGTGACCTGAGAGCGCTTTTGCGCCGTGCTATACAAATGCCTGTGTTGCAGCAGCAGTTTCCCGAAACCCCTTCACCCATCTCTGTAGAAATAGAAAACCCGGAGGCTTGCCCTCGCTATGCAGGTCTGTTGATAGAAGGCGTGAAAATAGCACCTTCTCCGGCATGGCTCCAAGAGCGCCTCAAGGCAATCGGCTTAAAGCCCATCAACAATGTGGTGGACATCACCAACTACGTGATGCATGAGTTGGGGCAGCCCATGCACGCCTTTGATGCCGATTACTTAGAAGGCAACAAAATCATAGTAAAAACCTTGGCGGAAGGCACCCCCTTTGTTACCTTGGACGGAGAAGAACGTAAGCTCTCTGCCCATGATTTGATGATTTGCGATGCCGCAAAGCCGCTGGCAATCGCCGGTGTGATGGGCGGTTTGCACTCTGGCATCAAAGCACATACCCGCCGGGTGTTTTTAGAAAGTGCTTATTTCAGCCCGACCTATGTGCGCAAGACTTCTGCTCGTCATGGATTGAAGACCGACGCTTCCTTCCGCTTCGAGCGTGGTACAGACCCCAATATGGTATTGGTAGCGCTTCAACGCGCCGCATACCTGATTGAAACGCTTGCCGGTGGCAAAGCAGCAGCCCGCATCATAGACGTTTATCCAAAAGTTATAGAAAATCGCCGCTTTTTTGTAAAATATCAACGCTTGTTTACTTTGTTGGGCATAGAAATCCCTACTGAGGAAATTAAGCGTATCCTAACTGACCTCGACATAAGCATAGAATCAGAAACAATCGAAGGACTGGAAGTGAATGTGCCGCCCTACCGTGCCGATGTTACAGGCACTGCCGATATTGCCGAAGAGCTACTGCGCATCTATGGCTTCGACCGCGTGCCTCTGTCAGAGCATTTGCATACCTCCTTTATTTCGCCTTTTCCGGCACCTTCCGAGGATAAAAAGCACCTGCAAGACGCTATTATCGATTTTCTGGCATCGCAAGGTTTGTATGAAGTCATTACCAACTCCTTGACCAAGCCTGCTTATGCCAGTCGCCTTGTCGAGTCAGCATGGGGCGAACCGGTGCGCATGCTCAACTATACCAGCGAAGAAATCAGCGTATTGCGCAGCTCTCTTCTGTTTTCAGGTTTGGAGGTCATCACCCACAACCTCAACCGTCAACGCAAATACCAGAAAATATTTGAATTTGGTAAGGTGTATTTCAAAATGCCTGATGGTGTATATGCTGAGAAAGAGCGACTGGGCATATGGCTCACTGGCAGCCTTCACCCCGAGCACTGGTCACAAGCAGTAGCGCCCATCCAATACCACGACTTAGCCGCTATTGTGGAGCGTCTGTTGAAACGCATGCGTGTGCTACAATATACCAAAGTCGCAGCGCCGGGTGACCAGTGGGGGTATGGCACACGCTATGAAGTAAACAAGCACCCCGTAGCAACCATAGGGTTGGTGCAGCCCAAAATAACACGTATGTTCGACATCAAACAAGACGTGTGGTTTGCCGACATCGACTGGGAGTGGCTCGTTGCCCATTACCACAACGACCATACCGCCCAAGAACTGCCCAAGTTTCCCTTTGTGCGCCGTGACCTCTCGCTTATCCTCGATAAACACATCTCTTGGCAGGAAGTAGAAGACTTGGCATGGTGCACCGAAAGAAAACTTCTGAAACACATCAACGTGTTTAGCGTATATGAAGGCAATAATATTGGAGAAGGTAAAAAGTCCTATGCTATCAGCTTCATTCTGCAAGATGAAACTAAAACACTTACAGACGAGGTTATAGACAGAACCATGCAGAAGCTGATGCAGGCATATAGACAAAAACTGGGTGCAGTGATTCGCGAATAG
- the recA gene encoding recombinase RecA: MAKKKDEQINDPKLASLQNAIAQLEKAYGKGVVMRLSDNQKMDIPVISTGSLMVDIALGVGGFPRGRIIEIYGPESSGKTTLALQAIAEAQKQGGIAAFIDAEHAFDPIYAQKLGINTERLLISQPDSGEQALEITEHLIRSGAVDIIVVDSVAALVPKAELEGEMGDSKMGLQARLMSQALRKLTGVISKTSCCCIFINQLREKIGVMFGNPETTTGGNALKFYASVRIDIRRVGSIKKDKVVVGNRTRVKVVKNKVAPPFKTVEFDIMYGEGVSKLGEIVDLAEQLDIVKKSGSWYSYGDTKLAQGREKVIELLRDNPELADELEQKIRAELLQGVELPIDIKAGDSENLVMEDDDNAPEVRDDE, encoded by the coding sequence ATGGCAAAGAAAAAAGACGAACAAATCAATGACCCTAAATTAGCCAGTTTGCAGAATGCCATAGCACAACTCGAAAAGGCTTATGGCAAAGGGGTAGTAATGCGCCTGAGCGACAACCAGAAAATGGATATTCCAGTGATATCAACCGGTTCGCTCATGGTGGATATAGCCTTGGGGGTAGGAGGATTCCCGCGCGGGCGAATCATTGAAATCTACGGACCGGAATCATCCGGAAAAACCACACTGGCATTGCAAGCCATTGCCGAAGCACAAAAACAAGGCGGCATAGCGGCATTCATCGATGCCGAGCATGCTTTCGACCCTATCTATGCTCAAAAGCTGGGTATCAATACAGAGCGACTGCTTATCTCGCAGCCCGATAGTGGCGAGCAGGCGCTTGAAATCACAGAGCACCTCATTCGTTCCGGTGCCGTTGATATTATTGTGGTGGATTCGGTGGCAGCTTTGGTGCCCAAAGCTGAATTGGAGGGCGAGATGGGAGACAGCAAAATGGGTTTGCAAGCCCGCTTGATGTCGCAAGCTTTGCGTAAGCTCACCGGTGTGATTAGCAAAACCAGCTGCTGTTGTATTTTTATCAACCAGCTGCGCGAAAAGATAGGCGTGATGTTTGGCAACCCCGAAACCACCACGGGTGGCAATGCCTTGAAATTTTATGCCAGCGTGCGGATTGACATCCGTCGCGTAGGGTCTATCAAAAAAGACAAAGTGGTAGTGGGCAACCGCACCCGTGTGAAAGTAGTAAAAAATAAGGTGGCACCCCCTTTCAAAACTGTGGAGTTCGATATTATGTATGGTGAGGGGGTATCGAAGCTGGGTGAAATTGTTGACTTGGCAGAACAGCTGGACATCGTGAAAAAATCAGGCTCTTGGTATTCATACGGAGATACCAAGCTTGCACAAGGGCGTGAAAAAGTAATTGAACTACTGCGCGACAACCCCGAGCTTGCCGATGAGCTGGAGCAGAAAATTCGAGCAGAGCTCTTACAGGGGGTGGAGTTGCCCATAGACATCAAAGCCGGTGATAGTGAAAACCTCGTAATGGAAGACGACGACAATGCACCAGAAGTAAGGGATGATGAATAG
- a CDS encoding ABC transporter ATP-binding protein, translating into MLLEAIDIHKSYGNVQVLRGVNLQLQEAEVLSVMGASGAGKSTLLHILGTLDTPDRGQLIFEGTPLHAVSAKQLNKIRNQALGFVFQFHNLLPEFTALENAAMPALIQGIDKAEAYERAACLLEYLGVAHRAKHEPGRLSGGEAQRVAVARALVNHPRLVLADEPSGNLDEANAIHLHELFLKLREDFRTAFIIVTHHKELAKMADRGVWLNEGVIAEEWQRRFV; encoded by the coding sequence ATGCTGTTAGAAGCCATTGATATACACAAATCTTACGGCAACGTGCAGGTGCTCAGGGGCGTGAACCTTCAACTGCAAGAAGCCGAAGTGCTTTCCGTAATGGGAGCCTCGGGCGCAGGCAAGAGCACCTTATTGCACATTTTGGGCACTCTCGACACACCCGACCGCGGACAATTGATTTTTGAAGGGACTCCTTTACACGCTGTCTCTGCTAAACAATTAAACAAAATAAGAAACCAAGCCTTGGGTTTTGTGTTTCAGTTTCATAACCTTTTGCCCGAGTTTACGGCACTTGAAAATGCTGCGATGCCTGCCCTCATTCAGGGCATAGACAAAGCCGAAGCCTATGAACGGGCAGCATGCTTACTCGAGTATTTGGGGGTAGCACACCGTGCCAAGCACGAACCCGGGCGTTTGTCGGGGGGGGAGGCGCAGCGGGTAGCCGTGGCACGGGCGTTGGTCAACCATCCTCGTTTGGTACTGGCTGATGAACCCAGTGGCAACCTCGACGAAGCCAATGCCATACACCTGCATGAACTCTTTCTTAAATTGCGTGAGGACTTTCGTACGGCATTTATCATTGTTACCCACCACAAAGAGCTTGCTAAAATGGCAGACCGCGGCGTATGGCTCAATGAAGGAGTCATTGCCGAAGAATGGCAGCGCCGCTTTGTGTAA
- a CDS encoding cystathionine gamma-synthase, whose protein sequence is MKFGTKAIHAGVQPDPSTGAVMTPIFQTSTYAQEAPGVHKGYEYSRTHNPTRDALQKNLAALENGKYGFVFSSGLAATDTLMRTLKPGDEVIVTNDLYGGTYRLFRRVHEIYGLKFHFINMENVADIEAYINENTRMLWVETPTNPLMKIIDIAGVARIAKKYGLLLTVDNTFASPYLQNPLDLGADIVMHSVTKYLGGHSDVVMGALVTSHDDLAEQLAFLQNAVGAVPGPMDCFLVLRGIKTLHLRMRQHCENGRVIAEWLEQHPAVGKVYYPGFETHPNHHVARKQMKDFGGMVSFTFKEDNIDLAKAFMSNLQVFTLAESLGGVESLCCHPATMTHASIPKEEREKTGLRDTLIRLSVGVEDVEDLIADLSQAIEKAFQMASK, encoded by the coding sequence ATGAAATTTGGAACTAAAGCCATACATGCAGGCGTTCAACCGGACCCCTCTACTGGGGCAGTCATGACCCCCATCTTTCAAACTTCTACCTATGCACAAGAAGCGCCTGGGGTGCACAAGGGCTATGAATACTCGCGCACACACAACCCCACGCGCGATGCTTTGCAGAAAAATCTGGCAGCACTTGAAAACGGAAAATACGGCTTTGTATTCAGCTCCGGCTTGGCTGCCACCGACACCCTCATGCGCACCCTCAAACCGGGCGATGAAGTCATCGTTACCAACGACTTATACGGTGGCACTTACCGCCTCTTCCGTCGTGTGCATGAAATCTACGGCTTGAAATTCCATTTCATCAACATGGAAAATGTGGCTGATATAGAAGCCTACATCAATGAAAACACCCGCATGCTGTGGGTAGAAACGCCCACTAATCCCCTGATGAAGATTATAGATATTGCAGGGGTGGCGCGTATTGCCAAAAAATATGGACTTCTATTGACCGTTGACAACACCTTTGCTTCACCTTATTTGCAAAACCCATTGGATTTGGGCGCTGATATTGTGATGCATTCGGTAACCAAATATTTGGGTGGGCATTCCGATGTGGTCATGGGTGCCTTGGTTACCTCACACGACGACTTAGCCGAGCAACTTGCTTTTTTGCAAAATGCAGTAGGGGCAGTGCCAGGTCCTATGGATTGCTTCTTGGTACTGAGGGGCATCAAAACCTTGCACCTGCGCATGCGGCAGCACTGCGAAAACGGACGTGTCATTGCCGAGTGGCTGGAGCAGCATCCCGCAGTGGGCAAGGTGTACTATCCCGGCTTCGAAACACACCCCAACCACCATGTGGCACGCAAGCAAATGAAAGACTTCGGCGGCATGGTTTCTTTTACTTTCAAAGAAGATAACATAGACTTGGCAAAGGCTTTCATGAGTAATTTACAAGTATTCACTTTGGCAGAGTCGTTGGGCGGTGTGGAGTCTTTGTGCTGTCATCCGGCAACCATGACTCATGCCAGCATTCCCAAAGAAGAACGTGAGAAAACCGGTCTGCGCGATACCCTTATTCGTTTGAGTGTGGGGGTTGAAGATGTCGAAGACCTCATTGCCGACCTTTCACAAGCTATCGAAAAAGCTTTTCAAATGGCAAGTAAATAA